The Flavobacteriales bacterium nucleotide sequence TGCAAAAGCGATCAACCGCTCGGCAAAACTGTCACTTTCGATCCAGCGAATGGCCCAATCGGCCTTCTTCTTGATCGCATCGAAATTCTCGATGGCGTGGAACAAACGGTCGCGGTCTTCCGGATCCTTGATGTATGTGTCGATCAACAGAGAATAGGTCTCTGAATGGATATTCTCCATCATGATCTGGAACCCGTAAAAGAACTTCGCCTCGGTGTATTGCACTTCATTAACGAAGTTTTCGGCCAAGTTTTCATTTACGATCCCATCGCTGGCAGCAAAGAAAGCGAGTACGTGTTTTATGAAGTGACGCTCGTCGTCGTTCAGCTTGGTGTTCCAGTCGGTGATGTCCTGATGCAGGTCAATTTCTTCCGCCGTCCAAAAGCTCGCCTCTTCTTTCTTGTACCATTGCCAAATGTCGTGATGCTCGATTGGAAATAGGACAAAGCGGTCTTTGTTTTCTCTTAAAATGGGTTCGTCTTGTGCAGCGTTCATTCGTTGTCGTTTTGTCGATTATTCTGTCGTTCGCAGTCTATAAATCGGAGACAAAAAGACCCTCATCCAGCCGCTAAGCGGGCGTTTTTAAATACTGTTCGTCTCGTAAATTTGATTTTTGCAGAGGCTAGTTAGCCAAGGTGCATGACAAATATTTACATTAAATATTCACCAGTCAACATGCACTTATTCACATTGAAACGGATTTATTAACAGTATGTTGGAGGTCAAATCCGCGAAACCCTTACGGTCATTGAAAAGTCATTTTTCCAAACTTTTCAGGCGTTTTTTTTTCACATAGAATTCACGCTCGATTAACACTCCGAGAACATTCAAGGAGTCCATTCTTTGGCCACGATCTCCATTTCGGCGATCCACTCGTCGCCAAACCGCCGCCGGAGCACTTCTCTCGTAAATTCGAATACCGAAACACCGAGTTCTTGACCCAATGAACAGGCGGCAGAGCAGATCGGCCATTTGTGGTAGTTCACCACTTCAAAACTGGGATACTTG carries:
- a CDS encoding ribonucleotide-diphosphate reductase subunit beta, producing the protein MNAAQDEPILRENKDRFVLFPIEHHDIWQWYKKEEASFWTAEEIDLHQDITDWNTKLNDDERHFIKHVLAFFAASDGIVNENLAENFVNEVQYTEAKFFYGFQIMMENIHSETYSLLIDTYIKDPEDRDRLFHAIENFDAIKKKADWAIRWIESDSFAERLIAFAAVEGIFFSGSFCSIFWLKKRGIMPGLTFSNELISRDEGLHCDFAVHLHNNHLVNKVPKNRIKQIITEALDIEREFITEALPVNLIGMNSKLMTQYLEFVADRLLVELNCEKVYGSENPFDFMDMISLQGKTNFFEKRVAEYQKAGVMSQSAEDNKISFDADF